One window of Aggregicoccus sp. 17bor-14 genomic DNA carries:
- a CDS encoding aminoglycoside phosphotransferase family protein, translating to MTLEAALRDQVGKAIGRPVPHAAVTKLKEEASTRSYFRVGTAPESWVVMVMAAGTAKKSEEATKGEAPKELPFLNVHRYLEKLGVRVPRVLRYDEPAGMMVLEDLSDRTFELALEGGKNNARLYGQAVDLLARLRAQAERHVDPECLAFTRAFDEDLYDWELHHFREWGLEIWSGKKPTDAERAELDRTFRDIAKQLAAAPRGFTHRDYQSRNIMVKDGELVVIDFQDALQGPRQYDLVALLRDSYVELDRDFVDTMLDRYIQAFFEASGERIEPGPFKAFFDLLTVQRKLKDAGRFEFINRVKGNPGFLVSIPASLRYVKEGFRRRPELAGLQKLIAKYVPEVG from the coding sequence ATGACTCTCGAGGCCGCCCTGCGCGACCAGGTGGGCAAGGCCATTGGCCGCCCCGTCCCCCACGCCGCCGTGACCAAGCTCAAGGAGGAGGCCAGCACCCGCTCCTACTTCCGCGTGGGCACCGCGCCCGAGAGCTGGGTGGTGATGGTGATGGCCGCCGGCACCGCGAAGAAGAGCGAGGAGGCCACCAAGGGCGAGGCGCCCAAGGAGCTGCCCTTCCTCAACGTGCACCGCTACCTGGAGAAGCTCGGCGTGCGGGTGCCGCGCGTGCTGCGCTACGACGAGCCCGCCGGGATGATGGTGCTCGAGGACCTCTCGGACCGCACCTTCGAGCTCGCGCTGGAGGGCGGCAAGAACAACGCGCGGCTCTACGGCCAGGCGGTGGACCTGCTCGCGCGCCTGCGCGCCCAGGCCGAGCGCCACGTGGACCCCGAGTGCCTCGCCTTCACCCGCGCCTTCGACGAGGACCTCTACGACTGGGAGCTTCACCACTTCCGCGAGTGGGGCCTGGAGATCTGGAGCGGCAAGAAGCCCACGGATGCCGAGCGCGCCGAGCTGGACCGCACCTTCCGCGACATCGCGAAGCAGCTCGCGGCCGCGCCGCGCGGCTTCACGCACCGCGACTACCAGAGCCGCAACATCATGGTGAAGGACGGCGAGCTGGTGGTCATCGACTTCCAGGATGCGCTGCAGGGCCCCCGCCAGTACGACCTGGTGGCGCTGCTGCGCGACAGCTACGTGGAGCTGGACCGCGACTTCGTGGACACGATGCTGGACCGCTACATCCAGGCCTTCTTCGAGGCGAGCGGCGAGCGCATCGAGCCGGGCCCCTTCAAGGCCTTCTTCGACCTGCTCACCGTGCAGCGCAAGCTCAAGGACGCGGGCCGCTTCGAGTTCATCAACCGGGTGAAGGGCAACCCCGGCTTCCTCGTCTCCATCCCGGCCTCCCTGCGCTACGTGAAAGAGGGCTTCCGCCGCCGCCCCGAGCTCGCGGGGCTGCAGAAGCTCATCGCGAAGTACGTGCCCGAAGTCGGCTGA
- a CDS encoding nucleotidyltransferase family protein, giving the protein MKAMILCAGLGTRLRPLTERWPKPALPFLGAPLIRYHLAVLQRAGVTAVGINTHHLPAVMAATARAECARLGLSLHVVHEPVIQGTGGGIRGLRSFLAEGGEDFFVFNGDILFPVDLRPVLAAHRASGAAATMLLMPLPAGETYAAVECDASGRVRRIAGHGPGGGAGPLTPWHFTGVHVMSPRVFDFMRPEGAEDINREVYVRMMEAGLALRGHEVRAYWSDLGTPSRYLATVQDVLSGRAELSGLGAASPLARGSGPVWAEPDARLEGVERGGPAYVGAGAQLSPGVHLGAGVSVGAGARVGAGARLTRAAVFEETEVAAGEQLESVLAWGPHRVPA; this is encoded by the coding sequence ATGAAGGCGATGATCCTCTGCGCAGGACTGGGCACGCGCCTGCGCCCGCTCACCGAGCGCTGGCCCAAGCCGGCGCTGCCCTTCCTCGGGGCGCCGCTCATCCGCTACCACCTGGCCGTGCTGCAGCGCGCGGGCGTCACGGCGGTGGGCATCAACACCCACCACCTGCCCGCGGTGATGGCGGCCACGGCGCGCGCGGAGTGTGCGCGCCTCGGGCTCTCGCTGCACGTGGTGCACGAGCCGGTCATCCAGGGCACCGGCGGCGGCATCCGCGGCCTGCGCAGCTTCCTCGCGGAGGGCGGCGAGGACTTCTTCGTCTTCAACGGGGACATCCTCTTCCCGGTGGACCTGCGCCCCGTGCTCGCGGCGCACCGCGCCTCGGGCGCCGCGGCGACCATGCTGCTCATGCCGCTGCCTGCCGGTGAGACGTACGCCGCGGTGGAGTGCGACGCCTCGGGGCGGGTGCGCCGCATCGCCGGGCACGGGCCGGGCGGCGGAGCCGGACCGCTCACGCCGTGGCACTTCACCGGCGTGCACGTGATGAGCCCGCGCGTCTTCGACTTCATGCGTCCCGAGGGCGCCGAGGACATCAACCGCGAGGTGTACGTGCGGATGATGGAGGCGGGGCTCGCGCTGCGCGGGCACGAGGTGCGCGCGTACTGGTCGGACCTCGGCACCCCCTCTCGCTACCTCGCCACGGTGCAGGACGTGCTCTCCGGGCGCGCCGAGCTCTCGGGCCTGGGGGCGGCCTCGCCGCTCGCGCGGGGCAGCGGACCCGTGTGGGCCGAGCCGGACGCGCGGCTCGAGGGTGTGGAGCGCGGCGGCCCCGCCTACGTGGGCGCGGGCGCGCAGCTCTCGCCCGGGGTGCACCTGGGCGCGGGCGTGTCCGTCGGGGCGGGGGCGCGCGTGGGCGCAGGCGCCCGGCTCACGCGGGCGGCGGTGTTCGAGGAGACCGAGGTGGCGGCGGGCGAGCAGCTCGAGTCGGTGCTCGCCTGGGGCCCGCACCGGGTGCCTGCGTAG
- a CDS encoding Stp1/IreP family PP2C-type Ser/Thr phosphatase, with amino-acid sequence MRIEVAGSTHVGMKRSHNEDNFLVLPDERLFCVADGMGGHSSGEIASKIAVDEMAEFFRLTAGDQDVTWPFKMEKSRNYDENRLATGIKLANARIYERSSTEARYKGMGTTLVSVHFTPAAVYVGHVGDSRVYLFRAGQLSQLTEDHSLLNDYLKAKKLTPQEIESFPHKNVIVRALGMKDTVQVDVARVEPREGDTFLLCSDGLSGMVSDAEIQSTLQRVADLEKACEQLIEKANAAGGTDNITCVLARYRAQ; translated from the coding sequence ATGCGCATCGAGGTCGCCGGCAGCACCCACGTCGGGATGAAGCGGAGCCACAACGAGGACAACTTCCTCGTGCTGCCGGACGAGCGGCTCTTCTGCGTGGCGGACGGGATGGGCGGCCACTCCTCCGGAGAGATCGCCTCGAAGATCGCCGTGGACGAGATGGCGGAGTTCTTCCGCCTCACCGCGGGGGACCAGGACGTGACCTGGCCCTTCAAGATGGAGAAGAGCCGCAACTACGACGAGAACCGGCTCGCCACGGGCATCAAGCTCGCCAACGCGCGCATCTACGAGCGCTCCAGCACCGAGGCCCGCTACAAGGGCATGGGCACCACGCTGGTGAGCGTGCACTTCACGCCGGCCGCCGTGTACGTGGGCCACGTGGGCGACAGCCGCGTGTACCTCTTCCGCGCGGGCCAGCTCTCGCAGCTCACCGAGGACCACTCGCTGCTCAACGACTACCTGAAGGCGAAGAAGCTCACGCCGCAGGAGATCGAGAGCTTTCCCCACAAGAACGTGATCGTGCGCGCCCTGGGGATGAAGGACACCGTGCAGGTGGACGTGGCCCGCGTGGAGCCGCGCGAGGGCGACACCTTCCTGCTCTGCTCGGACGGGCTCAGCGGCATGGTGAGCGACGCGGAGATCCAGTCCACCCTGCAGCGGGTGGCGGACCTCGAGAAGGCGTGCGAGCAGCTCATCGAGAAGGCGAACGCCGCCGGCGGCACCGACAACATCACCTGCGTGCTGGCGCGCTACCGGGCGCAGTAG
- a CDS encoding DUF192 domain-containing protein, with protein MRLKVRNVTRDRILADRALRASSFLKRLVGLLGRASLPMGEGLLIEPCGSIHTFFMRMAIDVAFLDADGVVVRQVGALPPWRAASGPRRARSVLELPAGTLAASGTCEGDRLRFEKVD; from the coding sequence ATGCGCCTGAAGGTGAGGAACGTCACGCGGGACCGCATCCTGGCAGATCGCGCCCTGCGCGCCTCGTCCTTCCTGAAGCGGCTGGTGGGACTGCTCGGCCGCGCGAGCCTGCCCATGGGCGAGGGCCTGCTCATCGAGCCCTGCGGCTCCATCCACACCTTCTTCATGCGCATGGCCATCGACGTGGCCTTCCTCGACGCCGACGGGGTCGTGGTGCGGCAGGTGGGCGCCCTGCCCCCCTGGCGCGCGGCCTCGGGGCCTCGCCGGGCGCGCTCCGTGCTGGAGCTGCCCGCGGGCACGCTCGCGGCGAGCGGGACCTGCGAGGGTGACCGGTTGCGCTTCGAGAAGGTCGACTGA
- a CDS encoding tRNA (cytidine(34)-2'-O)-methyltransferase: MLEPLAQPFHLVLVAPQIPPNTGNVARLCAVTGCRLILVEPLGFSIADRDLKRAGLDYWDKVFLALYPSFDAYVAAFPQARRWLFSARASTSLYAARFSPGDHLVFGAETTGLPPEVMQSGVGEALTIPMLPERRSLNLSTSVGIATYEALRQVQLSRQADPTS; the protein is encoded by the coding sequence ATGCTCGAGCCCCTCGCGCAGCCCTTCCACCTCGTGCTGGTGGCCCCGCAGATTCCGCCCAACACCGGCAACGTGGCGCGCCTGTGCGCCGTCACCGGCTGCCGCCTCATCCTCGTGGAGCCGCTCGGCTTCTCCATCGCGGACCGCGACCTGAAGCGCGCCGGGCTCGACTACTGGGACAAGGTGTTCCTCGCGCTCTACCCCTCGTTCGACGCCTACGTCGCCGCGTTCCCGCAGGCCCGCCGCTGGCTCTTCTCCGCGCGCGCGAGCACCTCGCTCTACGCCGCGCGCTTCAGTCCCGGCGACCACCTCGTCTTCGGCGCCGAGACCACCGGGCTGCCCCCCGAGGTCATGCAGTCGGGTGTGGGTGAAGCCCTGACCATCCCGATGCTCCCGGAGCGCCGCAGCCTCAACCTGTCCACCTCGGTAGGCATCGCCACCTACGAGGCCCTGCGCCAGGTGCAGCTGAGCAGGCAGGCAGACCCCACAAGTTGA